In [Leptolyngbya] sp. PCC 7376, a genomic segment contains:
- a CDS encoding dihydrofolate reductase family protein, producing MRILSYFVACSVDGFIAHTDGSHGGFSQDVEYFTELFASFPETVPSHLRDLMGIQAKNKQFDIVLMGRKTYEVGLQDGITSPYSHMKQYLFSQSMQQSPDKNVELISENAIEFIKNLKNQSGQGIWLCGGGNLATTLFSNHLIDQLILKVNPFLMGSGIPLFSGMIQQTALELTDRKIYDNGVVLLDYKVI from the coding sequence GTGCGAATACTTTCGTATTTTGTAGCCTGTAGCGTTGATGGATTTATTGCACACACTGACGGTTCACATGGTGGCTTTTCCCAAGATGTTGAATATTTCACAGAATTATTTGCGTCTTTTCCTGAAACTGTTCCATCTCATCTACGAGACTTAATGGGTATTCAGGCCAAAAACAAACAGTTTGATATTGTTCTTATGGGCCGCAAAACTTATGAGGTCGGTTTACAAGATGGCATCACAAGTCCTTACTCACATATGAAACAATATCTCTTTTCACAGAGTATGCAGCAAAGCCCAGACAAAAATGTTGAGCTGATTTCAGAAAACGCGATCGAATTTATAAAAAACCTAAAAAATCAATCAGGTCAAGGAATTTGGCTTTGTGGCGGCGGAAATTTAGCTACTACACTTTTCTCTAACCACTTAATTGATCAGCTTATTTTGAAAGTAAATCCTTTTTTGATGGGATCAGGTATTCCACTTTTCTCTGGAATGATTCAACAAACAGCTTTAGAGCTGACCGATCGCAAAATTTACGATAATGGAGTTGTTTTGCTTGATTACAAAGTGATCTAA
- a CDS encoding NYN domain-containing protein, producing MPQAESRIALLIDADNAPASKIDVILAEVAKYGVANIRRAYGNWKNPSLKPWEECLHDYAIQPIQQFDYTKGKNATDAALIIDAMDLLYTQELDAFALISSDCDFTPLVMRILTNGLKVYGFGEKKTPSPFVSACSTFLYLENLNQPDADDANNKSIPRKPGNKLKQDAKLMNLLRGAIANTKDEDGWAKLGLVGGHIKNQASFDSRNYGYAKLSGLFEAIDLFEVRREKNIISVRRKDKKS from the coding sequence ATGCCCCAAGCAGAATCCCGTATTGCCCTTCTGATTGATGCGGACAATGCCCCAGCCTCAAAGATTGATGTCATCCTTGCCGAAGTCGCAAAGTATGGTGTGGCGAATATTCGGCGTGCATATGGCAACTGGAAGAATCCGAGTCTCAAACCTTGGGAAGAATGCTTGCATGATTATGCAATTCAACCGATTCAACAGTTTGATTACACCAAAGGAAAAAATGCAACAGATGCCGCGTTAATTATTGACGCAATGGATTTGCTCTACACCCAAGAACTAGATGCTTTTGCCCTGATTTCCAGTGACTGCGACTTTACGCCATTAGTGATGCGGATTTTAACGAATGGCCTCAAAGTTTATGGCTTTGGGGAAAAGAAAACGCCGTCGCCTTTTGTTTCAGCTTGTTCTACTTTTTTGTATCTAGAAAATCTCAATCAGCCTGATGCAGACGACGCGAATAACAAATCAATTCCTCGCAAACCAGGCAATAAATTAAAACAGGACGCCAAATTAATGAATCTTTTGCGTGGGGCGATCGCCAACACCAAAGATGAAGATGGTTGGGCAAAACTTGGCTTAGTGGGAGGACATATTAAAAATCAAGCATCATTTGATTCCAGAAACTACGGTTACGCAAAACTCAGTGGTCTATTTGAAGCCATTGACTTATTTGAAGTTCGGCGCGAAAAAAATATTATTTCAGTACGCCGAAAAGATAAAAAATCTTGA
- a CDS encoding HD domain-containing phosphohydrolase, with protein MTDSSPSLAQHLEQDHKALMAKIYGGSEARQRIALIEKLLAIGAALSSAHDLGELLQLILVKCCEITKSDAGSIYLLDSRDTDNPKLIFKAAQNFSLPDIPFKEFSLPLNPKSLAGYVAITGETLSIEDAYKLPDESPYHFDRGFDQKFDYRTCSVLVLPMQDQKANTIGVLQLINRKIESEVKITPENALHMTQSYSMWEETILRSLASQGAISIERNLLQDDIENLFEGFVKASVKAIESRDPTTSGHSERVALLTVGLAEEVSRISQGTLRQEYFGDRQLQEIRYAALLHDFGKISVPEAILNKRQKLYPGDLEVIRQRFAVAKRTLQWECAQQKFQYLVEHPHAHTEGTSACPHCEKIQKMDHEVEETLDRLDYHLALIEQFNAPEAIATKKFEILSEQVFREFTKLAKYRYRDVDGKLKPIVNEADLEQLLLPRGNLNPAERQAIESHVSQTYEFLKEIPWTKELKNVPHFAYGHHEKLDGTGYPRGLKGDEIPIQTQMMTIADIYDALTAADRPYKKPLPVHVVIRILREEVDRNHLNDDLVQAFVNRKVFRVLGHSL; from the coding sequence ATGACCGACAGTTCACCATCTTTAGCACAGCATCTAGAGCAAGACCATAAGGCTTTAATGGCCAAAATTTATGGTGGGTCTGAAGCACGACAACGCATTGCGCTAATCGAAAAGTTATTAGCAATCGGAGCCGCTCTCTCCAGTGCACATGACCTTGGCGAACTTTTGCAATTAATTTTGGTCAAGTGTTGTGAAATCACAAAAAGTGATGCGGGGAGTATTTATCTCCTAGATTCACGGGACACAGATAATCCCAAACTAATTTTTAAAGCGGCTCAAAATTTTTCTCTGCCGGATATCCCTTTTAAAGAATTTTCATTGCCATTAAATCCAAAAAGTCTGGCTGGCTATGTGGCGATTACCGGAGAAACTCTCAGTATTGAGGATGCTTACAAGCTGCCTGACGAGTCTCCATATCATTTTGACCGAGGTTTTGATCAAAAGTTTGACTACCGAACTTGCTCCGTGTTGGTGCTGCCGATGCAGGATCAAAAGGCCAATACCATCGGTGTACTGCAATTAATTAACCGCAAGATCGAAAGTGAAGTTAAAATCACGCCCGAAAATGCGCTGCACATGACGCAATCCTATTCGATGTGGGAAGAAACTATTTTGCGATCATTGGCCTCCCAAGGAGCAATTTCGATTGAACGTAATTTGTTACAAGATGACATCGAAAATCTGTTTGAAGGGTTTGTCAAAGCATCGGTAAAGGCAATTGAATCCCGTGATCCAACCACCTCAGGACATTCGGAGAGGGTGGCCCTCCTAACGGTTGGGTTGGCAGAGGAAGTATCGCGAATTTCCCAAGGAACACTCCGACAAGAATATTTCGGCGATCGCCAACTGCAAGAGATTCGATATGCGGCACTGCTCCATGACTTTGGCAAGATTAGCGTCCCAGAAGCAATTTTAAATAAACGTCAAAAGCTCTACCCTGGCGACCTTGAAGTGATTCGCCAACGGTTTGCTGTGGCCAAACGCACACTGCAATGGGAATGCGCCCAGCAAAAGTTTCAATATTTAGTAGAACATCCCCATGCCCACACTGAAGGCACATCCGCTTGTCCTCACTGTGAGAAGATCCAAAAAATGGACCATGAGGTCGAGGAAACCCTTGATCGACTGGATTATCATCTCGCCCTCATCGAGCAATTTAATGCCCCTGAGGCGATCGCCACAAAAAAGTTTGAGATTTTATCAGAACAAGTTTTTCGTGAATTTACAAAGCTGGCAAAATATCGATATCGGGATGTAGACGGCAAACTCAAGCCGATTGTGAACGAAGCGGATCTCGAACAACTTTTACTCCCACGCGGCAATTTAAATCCAGCAGAACGACAGGCGATTGAATCCCATGTCAGTCAAACCTACGAATTTTTAAAAGAAATTCCTTGGACAAAAGAACTCAAAAATGTCCCTCATTTCGCCTATGGTCACCACGAAAAACTGGATGGCACAGGCTATCCTCGTGGTCTCAAAGGTGACGAAATCCCGATCCAGACTCAGATGATGACGATCGCCGATATTTACGATGCCCTCACCGCCGCTGATCGCCCTTACAAAAAACCCTTACCAGTGCATGTGGTGATCAGAATTTTACGGGAAGAAGTCGACAGAAATCACCTTAATGACGATCTGGTACAGGCCTTTGTCAATCGCAAAGTCTTTCGGGTTTTAGGCCATTCTCTCTAA
- a CDS encoding DoxX family protein yields MSFKYFVNRERLILRIILAISLFMWGFQKITTPAMDAVYVKDFQQLIFLDPRLFLIIAGICQIIMAVGLIAGVYTRYIAAIYVFMGLMTFVVPGFFTIGNPYKFTYGLVMAGAGLSLMLTGAGFPSWDSKQMRQQRLQEVE; encoded by the coding sequence ATGAGCTTTAAATACTTCGTCAACCGTGAAAGGCTAATTTTACGGATTATCCTTGCTATCTCTCTCTTTATGTGGGGATTTCAGAAAATCACAACGCCAGCAATGGATGCTGTCTATGTCAAAGATTTCCAACAATTAATCTTCCTTGATCCTCGGCTATTTTTGATTATCGCGGGTATTTGCCAAATTATTATGGCAGTTGGGCTCATTGCCGGTGTATATACGCGTTATATCGCCGCGATTTATGTGTTTATGGGATTGATGACGTTCGTCGTGCCGGGCTTCTTCACGATTGGGAACCCCTATAAATTCACCTATGGTCTAGTGATGGCAGGTGCTGGTTTGTCTTTAATGTTGACTGGGGCAGGTTTCCCAAGTTGGGATTCAAAGCAAATGCGTCAACAGCGTTTACAAGAAGTCGAATAA
- a CDS encoding DUF5684 domain-containing protein, which produces MDKLISLLQLVVIIAVIASMWQVFVKASKPGWACLVPIYNLYVMMQIVGKPGWWTVLFIVPIVNIVMIVLLPFWVANSFGKGMGYGFGLLFLPYIFYPILGFGDARYRGALTDGGM; this is translated from the coding sequence ATGGATAAACTGATTTCACTGTTACAACTCGTGGTGATTATTGCCGTCATCGCAAGCATGTGGCAAGTCTTCGTCAAAGCAAGTAAGCCCGGCTGGGCATGTCTGGTTCCTATCTATAATTTGTATGTCATGATGCAAATTGTCGGGAAGCCTGGATGGTGGACTGTGCTATTTATTGTGCCGATTGTCAATATCGTCATGATTGTATTATTGCCATTCTGGGTCGCTAACTCGTTTGGAAAAGGTATGGGATATGGCTTTGGTTTATTATTCTTGCCATATATCTTTTACCCAATTCTTGGCTTTGGTGATGCTCGCTATCGCGGTGCCCTCACGGACGGCGGCATGTAG
- a CDS encoding sodium:proton antiporter, whose amino-acid sequence MVFLAEVAEISIKANLQQFVLVLSISLTVATFSRIFSWLRQIPYTLLLVIVGLGLAFVDVRLVNLSPALILEIFLPPLLFEAAWNIRWRELQKQWLPIGLFALAGVAIAIFGIGFALSQWTNLALSSALLAGAALSATDPVSVVALFRELGASKKLTVVMEGESLFNDGVAVVAFLLLVGIPLGAQSFSMSATVATFLSFVGIGVGLGCLIGYGISFLTQRFDIPLVEQSLTLVSAYGTYLLTEELGGSGVIAVVTVGMILGNFGSNIGMNPRTRLVVSEFWEFLAFFVNSIVFLLIGDQVNFASLGESLDLIFVAIASVLVTRAISVFGLGWISNRFSKDPLSLSEQVVLWWGGLRGSVSIAVALSVPVVLGDRQEIINIIFGVVLFTLLVQGLTTQFVLEKLNLIGDQPLRQEYSELLARRVALRRVLDYLGRLDLAPDVDEEFYNYERDLVKAELRTLDEKIEKLKVKHPPLRELDMQQLRDTLLDIEADTYAEFIRVGRLNKDLSPLLQEILVKSTEREFRG is encoded by the coding sequence ATGGTTTTTCTGGCTGAAGTCGCTGAAATCTCGATCAAGGCAAATTTGCAGCAATTTGTATTGGTTTTATCGATATCGCTCACGGTTGCAACCTTTTCAAGGATTTTTAGTTGGCTCAGACAAATTCCCTACACGTTGCTATTGGTTATTGTGGGCTTGGGCTTAGCGTTTGTGGATGTGCGTCTGGTCAATCTTTCACCCGCACTGATTTTAGAAATTTTCTTGCCGCCATTATTGTTTGAGGCAGCGTGGAATATTCGGTGGCGGGAATTGCAAAAGCAATGGTTGCCGATTGGGTTATTTGCGCTGGCTGGGGTGGCGATCGCCATCTTCGGTATCGGGTTTGCACTAAGCCAATGGACCAATCTCGCCTTAAGTTCCGCATTATTGGCTGGGGCCGCTCTCTCTGCAACAGACCCTGTATCGGTTGTCGCATTATTCCGAGAATTGGGTGCCAGTAAAAAACTGACCGTCGTGATGGAAGGGGAAAGCCTTTTCAATGACGGTGTAGCAGTTGTCGCATTTTTGCTGTTAGTGGGTATTCCGCTGGGTGCCCAAAGCTTTTCGATGTCGGCAACAGTGGCTACATTTTTGAGTTTTGTCGGGATTGGCGTTGGGTTAGGATGCCTAATTGGTTACGGTATTTCGTTTTTGACACAACGATTTGATATCCCTCTCGTTGAGCAATCGCTTACCTTAGTTTCTGCCTATGGCACGTACCTTTTAACGGAAGAGTTGGGCGGTTCAGGCGTAATTGCGGTGGTCACAGTCGGAATGATTTTAGGCAATTTCGGCTCTAATATCGGCATGAATCCCCGTACCCGCCTTGTAGTCTCAGAGTTTTGGGAATTCCTCGCCTTTTTTGTGAATTCGATTGTTTTTCTACTGATCGGCGATCAAGTCAACTTTGCGAGTCTCGGCGAAAGTCTGGATCTGATTTTTGTGGCGATCGCCTCGGTATTGGTGACCCGTGCCATTTCAGTGTTTGGCTTGGGTTGGATCTCGAATCGATTTAGTAAAGATCCCCTGAGTTTATCGGAACAAGTCGTATTGTGGTGGGGCGGTTTACGGGGATCTGTGTCCATTGCCGTCGCCCTGAGTGTGCCTGTGGTGCTAGGCGATCGCCAAGAAATTATCAATATCATTTTTGGAGTGGTGCTCTTCACCCTACTGGTACAAGGATTGACCACCCAGTTCGTGCTCGAAAAATTAAATTTGATTGGTGACCAACCTCTCCGCCAAGAATATTCCGAGTTATTGGCACGACGGGTGGCATTGCGACGAGTACTTGACTATCTAGGTCGACTCGATTTGGCACCGGATGTCGATGAAGAGTTTTATAACTATGAGCGCGATTTGGTAAAAGCGGAATTGCGTACCCTCGACGAAAAAATCGAAAAGCTCAAAGTTAAGCACCCACCACTCAGGGAGCTGGATATGCAGCAATTGCGGGATACATTGCTCGACATTGAAGCAGATACCTATGCCGAATTCATTCGTGTTGGCCGCCTAAACAAAGATCTCTCGCCCCTCCTCCAAGAAATCCTCGTCAAGTCTACAGAGCGAGAATTCCGCGGTTAA
- a CDS encoding peptidylprolyl isomerase: MIKLFKYFCAVVLAIAISFSSNQNAWALPSQTFTIAALAQGDAITDPEAILRYALPIENKQIRRLQDSMEFMNKDLRAKRWGPIASAAKKAGRAANIGKDKILDDVVEDFRPQAETLLTEISEDVEVIREAIKEQDRETIWTKRSEILTDVGIIEENMIGEYPTTIPPEFDNLPRLLGRATVEMKTTQGDLTIVLDGYNAPINAGNFADLVKRGFYDGLPFIRAEDLYILQTGDPEGAEVGFIDPKTKEYRAIPMEIMQKGDTEATYEFTLEDLGIYLPDINLPFNAYGALALARPTEDVNGGSSQVFFFKFDTELSPPGFNLMDGQYSIFGYTTKGKDVLEALTKQDKIISAKIIKGAENLVSSS, translated from the coding sequence ATGATCAAACTGTTCAAATATTTCTGCGCCGTTGTGCTGGCGATCGCCATCAGCTTCAGTAGCAACCAGAACGCATGGGCATTACCGAGCCAAACCTTCACCATTGCAGCCCTTGCCCAAGGCGATGCAATCACAGACCCAGAAGCAATCCTGCGCTACGCTCTGCCTATCGAAAATAAGCAAATTCGTCGCCTGCAAGACAGCATGGAATTTATGAATAAAGATCTCCGTGCTAAACGTTGGGGACCGATTGCAAGCGCAGCGAAAAAAGCGGGTCGTGCCGCAAATATTGGCAAAGACAAAATCCTAGACGACGTAGTTGAAGATTTTCGTCCCCAAGCCGAAACATTACTCACTGAAATTTCAGAAGACGTAGAAGTCATTCGTGAAGCAATTAAAGAACAAGATCGCGAAACGATCTGGACAAAGCGCAGTGAAATCCTCACCGATGTTGGCATCATCGAAGAGAACATGATCGGTGAATATCCCACCACCATCCCCCCAGAGTTCGACAACCTGCCTCGCTTACTCGGTCGCGCCACCGTTGAAATGAAAACAACCCAAGGTGACCTAACCATTGTGCTCGATGGCTACAACGCACCAATTAACGCTGGAAACTTCGCAGATCTTGTGAAACGTGGTTTCTATGATGGTCTACCTTTTATCCGTGCAGAAGATTTATACATCCTTCAAACTGGTGATCCTGAAGGCGCGGAAGTTGGCTTTATCGATCCGAAGACCAAGGAATATCGCGCCATTCCCATGGAGATTATGCAGAAGGGTGACACCGAAGCGACCTACGAATTTACCCTCGAAGACCTTGGTATTTATCTCCCCGACATTAATCTTCCCTTTAATGCCTACGGTGCTTTAGCTTTGGCTCGTCCCACTGAAGACGTGAATGGCGGTTCCTCTCAAGTCTTCTTCTTTAAGTTTGATACAGAGCTTTCCCCTCCTGGATTTAATCTCATGGATGGTCAGTACTCTATCTTTGGCTACACCACCAAAGGCAAAGATGTTCTCGAAGCGCTAACTAAGCAAGACAAGATTATTTCTGCCAAGATTATCAAAGGTGCAGAAAACCTTGTTTCTTCTAGCTAA
- the alaS gene encoding alanine--tRNA ligase: MSSVPPVLSGSEIRSKFLNFFNERQHPILPSASLVPEDPTVLLTIAGMLPFKPIFLGQQEAPAPRATTSQKCIRTNDIENVGRTARHHTFFEMLGNFSFGDYFKKQAIAWAWELSTKVYKLDPKNIVVSVFREDNEAYAIWRDQEGVPESRIIRMGEEDNFWKSGPTGPCGPCSELYYDFKPELGDENIDLEDDDRFIEYYNLVFMQYNRDAEGNLTPLAKQNIDTGMGLERMAQILQRVPNNYETDLIFPIIETAAKIAGIDYKTSDDKTQVSLKVIGDHVRSVVQMISDGITASNTDRGYILRRLIRRVVRHGRLIGIDGQFINQVSETAIQMLEAPYPETRQRETFIKQELDREEKSFLKTLARGEKLLAEIIAKGDKQISGVDAFTLFDTYGFPMELTQEIAEEQGLTVDEAGYKQEMTKQQERAKAAHKTIDLTVQGSIDALAEHIHPTEFLGYTDLKSQVKIEALLVAGERVDTAEVGAEVQLICNQTPFYAESGGQIGDRGYFSGDNLVVRINDVQKESGFFVHYGKIERGTLNTGETVTATIDRACRRRAQANHTATHLLQAALKNIVDDSISQAGSLVDFDRLRFDFNCPRAITAEELEQIEDQINTWISEAHDTQVETMAIADAKAKGAVAMFGEKYGAEVRVVDVPGVSMELCGGTHVNNTAEIGLFKIVSETGISSGIRRIEAIAGASVLDYLKVRDRVVKTLSDKFKVQPEEITERVDNIQAELRNTQKELEKAKGELAIAKSEALVSQAEAVGDFKVLVENMGNLDAKALQTAAERLQQKLGEAAVVLASTPSEGKVSLVAAFSESIFKGKKLPAGKFIGGIAKLCGGGGGGRPNLAQAGGRDASKLPEALETAKQQLLETLS; the protein is encoded by the coding sequence ATGTCTAGTGTGCCTCCTGTCTTGAGCGGAAGTGAAATCCGGTCGAAATTTCTAAACTTCTTCAATGAGCGGCAACACCCTATTCTTCCCAGTGCCTCCCTTGTGCCGGAAGATCCGACGGTGCTGTTAACCATTGCCGGAATGTTACCTTTTAAGCCGATTTTCCTTGGACAGCAGGAAGCACCTGCCCCCCGCGCCACGACTTCCCAGAAATGTATCCGCACCAATGACATCGAGAATGTCGGTCGGACAGCTCGCCACCATACGTTCTTCGAGATGCTCGGGAATTTTAGTTTTGGGGATTATTTCAAAAAGCAGGCGATCGCCTGGGCATGGGAACTCTCGACAAAAGTTTATAAACTAGACCCGAAAAATATTGTGGTCAGTGTCTTCCGGGAAGATAACGAAGCTTATGCAATTTGGCGTGACCAAGAAGGAGTCCCCGAGTCTCGCATTATTCGAATGGGCGAAGAAGATAATTTTTGGAAATCTGGCCCCACTGGCCCCTGTGGTCCCTGCTCGGAACTTTACTACGACTTCAAACCAGAGCTGGGAGACGAAAATATTGACCTTGAAGACGATGATCGTTTTATCGAGTATTACAATCTCGTTTTCATGCAATACAACCGCGACGCAGAAGGCAATTTAACACCGCTCGCCAAGCAAAATATTGATACGGGTATGGGTTTGGAGCGAATGGCGCAAATTCTTCAGCGTGTCCCCAACAATTACGAAACTGACCTTATCTTCCCCATCATCGAAACCGCAGCAAAGATTGCAGGCATCGATTACAAAACCTCTGACGACAAGACTCAAGTTTCCCTGAAAGTCATTGGTGATCATGTCCGTTCTGTCGTGCAAATGATTTCGGATGGCATCACCGCTTCCAATACAGATCGCGGCTATATTTTGCGTCGTCTAATCCGCCGGGTCGTTCGTCATGGTCGTTTAATTGGCATCGACGGTCAATTTATTAATCAAGTGTCTGAAACAGCAATTCAAATGCTTGAAGCCCCTTACCCTGAAACTCGTCAGCGGGAGACCTTTATTAAGCAAGAATTAGATCGCGAGGAAAAGAGTTTTCTCAAAACCTTGGCACGGGGTGAAAAGCTGCTGGCTGAAATTATTGCAAAGGGCGACAAACAAATTTCTGGTGTGGATGCGTTCACGTTGTTCGATACCTATGGCTTCCCTATGGAGTTAACTCAAGAAATTGCGGAAGAGCAAGGTTTAACCGTCGATGAAGCTGGTTATAAGCAAGAGATGACCAAGCAACAGGAACGGGCAAAAGCAGCTCACAAAACTATTGATCTAACGGTGCAGGGAAGTATTGATGCACTGGCGGAACATATTCATCCCACCGAATTTTTGGGGTATACCGACCTGAAATCTCAAGTAAAAATTGAGGCGCTTCTCGTTGCTGGAGAGCGTGTAGACACGGCAGAAGTTGGAGCAGAAGTACAGCTCATTTGTAATCAAACGCCTTTCTATGCAGAGTCCGGTGGTCAAATTGGCGATCGCGGGTATTTTTCGGGCGATAATCTCGTCGTTCGCATCAATGATGTGCAGAAAGAGTCTGGTTTCTTTGTTCACTACGGCAAAATTGAGCGCGGCACTTTAAACACCGGCGAGACTGTCACCGCAACAATCGATCGTGCTTGTCGTCGCCGTGCTCAGGCAAACCACACCGCGACACATCTATTACAAGCAGCCCTCAAAAATATTGTCGATGACTCTATTTCCCAAGCAGGTTCACTCGTAGATTTTGATCGTTTGCGCTTTGATTTCAACTGTCCTCGTGCCATCACCGCCGAAGAGCTAGAACAAATCGAGGACCAAATTAATACTTGGATTTCCGAAGCCCACGACACTCAAGTGGAAACCATGGCGATCGCCGACGCGAAGGCAAAGGGTGCAGTGGCAATGTTCGGCGAGAAATATGGCGCGGAAGTGCGTGTGGTCGATGTTCCAGGTGTTTCGATGGAACTCTGTGGCGGCACCCACGTGAATAATACGGCGGAAATTGGCCTCTTTAAAATTGTTTCTGAAACAGGTATTTCTTCAGGTATTCGTCGGATTGAGGCGATCGCCGGAGCATCGGTACTCGACTATCTCAAGGTGCGTGATCGAGTCGTCAAAACCCTCAGCGATAAATTTAAAGTCCAACCTGAAGAAATAACCGAGCGCGTTGACAATATTCAGGCTGAACTTCGCAATACCCAAAAGGAACTCGAAAAAGCAAAAGGTGAACTGGCGATCGCCAAATCCGAAGCCCTTGTGAGTCAAGCTGAAGCAGTGGGTGACTTTAAAGTGTTGGTGGAGAACATGGGCAACCTCGATGCCAAAGCCCTCCAAACCGCAGCAGAACGTCTCCAACAAAAGTTAGGAGAAGCAGCCGTCGTTCTTGCTTCGACACCTAGCGAAGGAAAAGTTTCATTAGTGGCAGCCTTTAGCGAAAGCATTTTCAAAGGCAAAAAGTTGCCCGCAGGTAAATTTATTGGCGGCATTGCCAAACTCTGCGGCGGTGGCGGTGGTGGTCGCCCGAACCTTGCCCAAGCAGGCGGACGAGATGCCAGCAAATTACCAGAAGCGCTCGAAACAGCCAAACAACAACTTCTCGAAACACTCAGTTAA
- a CDS encoding c-type cytochrome, giving the protein MSKQVIRIIIIAMIILLALPVLIAPAFSAELPDGAQVFESTCAGCHVNGGNIIRRGKNLKQRAMEKYGFTSVENITEIINNGKGSMSAYGDRLTAEETQAVSEYVLTQSQKNWKN; this is encoded by the coding sequence ATGAGCAAGCAAGTTATCCGCATTATTATCATCGCCATGATTATTCTGTTGGCACTGCCAGTATTGATTGCACCAGCTTTCTCAGCAGAGCTACCCGATGGCGCACAGGTTTTTGAATCCACTTGTGCAGGCTGTCATGTCAATGGTGGCAATATTATTCGTCGTGGTAAAAATCTTAAGCAACGAGCCATGGAAAAGTATGGCTTTACATCTGTCGAAAACATTACAGAGATTATCAATAATGGTAAAGGTAGTATGTCTGCCTATGGCGATCGCCTCACCGCAGAAGAAACCCAAGCTGTTTCCGAATACGTTCTTACCCAATCCCAAAAGAACTGGAAAAACTAG
- a CDS encoding Uma2 family endonuclease encodes MTLATYKWTVENYHQAIDAGLFADEAVELLRGNLVVMSPERESHAYYNSEISDYLRALLGDRAKVRDAHPITLPNNSEPEPDVAIVQPLGREYLQHHPYPENIFWLIECSQATLTKDLTEKKAIYAEAGIQEYWVIDLQNHQLIVFKDLKNASYITKQTFTIGIISPISFPDLEISVMKLLD; translated from the coding sequence ATGACTCTGGCAACTTACAAATGGACTGTGGAGAATTACCATCAGGCGATTGATGCAGGTCTATTTGCAGATGAAGCAGTTGAGCTATTACGAGGAAATTTAGTTGTTATGTCGCCAGAGCGAGAGTCTCACGCTTATTACAATAGCGAGATCAGCGACTACCTAAGAGCATTACTGGGCGATCGCGCGAAAGTTCGGGATGCGCACCCAATTACCTTGCCGAACAATTCTGAGCCAGAACCCGACGTGGCGATCGTGCAGCCTTTGGGGCGAGAGTATTTGCAGCATCATCCCTATCCTGAAAATATTTTTTGGCTGATTGAATGCTCCCAAGCCACTCTCACCAAAGATTTAACTGAAAAGAAAGCGATCTATGCAGAAGCGGGTATTCAAGAGTATTGGGTCATTGATTTACAAAATCACCAATTAATTGTGTTTAAAGATCTGAAAAATGCTTCATATATTACTAAGCAAACTTTCACCATAGGAATAATTTCCCCCATTAGTTTTCCCGATCTAGAGATTTCTGTCATGAAGCTTCTGGATTAG